The Streptococcus viridans genome contains the following window.
ATTGACCAGATTCGCCTGGCTAAACAGGCCAAAAAAAGTATTAATACTGCAACAAGTGATGAGAAAAATAAAGCCTTAAGAGCGATGGCCGACGCCTTGGTTGACGCAACAGCTGATATTTTGGCTGCTAATCAATTGGATATGGAAGCAGCTCAGGGCCGGATTTCGGAGGTAATGCTGGATCGCCTGCTCTTGACAGAAGAGCGCATTCAAGCCATGGCCGATGGGATTCTCCAAGTGGCTGCCCTACCCGATCCAGTCGGAGAACTCTTGGAGGAGCGGACCCTGGAGAACGGTTTGGTCATTCAGAAGAAACGAGTGGCCATGGGGGTTATTGGGATTATCTATGAAAGTCGTCCAAACGTGACCTCTGATGCAGCAGCCTTGGCCCTGAAAAGCGGGAGTGCTGTTGTTCTGCGCAGTGGCAAGGATGCCTATCAGACAGCCCATGCCATCGTTAGCGCCTTAAAAACAGGTTTGCAAGCAACCACCATTGATCCCGCTGTCCTCCAGTTGGTCGAAGATACCAGTCGGGAGAGCAGTCTGGTCATGATGAAGGCCAAGGGGGATCTAGACCTTCTCATTCCACGTGGGGGAGCTGGCTTGATCCAGGCAGTTGTAGAGCAAGCAATTGTCCCTGTGATTGAGACAGGAACAGGTATTGTCCACGTCTATGTCGATCAAGTGGCAGATTTAGACAAGGCTCTCAATATCATCCAGAATGCCAAGACCAGCCGACCATCCGTCTGTAATGCCATGGAAGTTCTCTTGGTGCATGAAGCTATTGCTGGTGACTTTCTGCCACTAGTGAAGAAAGTCTTGGTAGAAGAGGCTCCGGCACCAGTGGAGATGCGCTTGGATGCTCAAGCCCAGCAAATCATTGCGGGGACACTAGCTTCTGTGACTGACTTTGATACGGAATTCTTGGATTATGTCATGGCTGTCAAGGTGGTCCCTTCTGTAGAAGAGGCGATTGCTCATATTGAAGCCCACAGTACCCACCATTCAGATGCCATTGTCTCTGAAGATCCAAGAGCCGTTGAAGTCTTCAGCAACCAGGTAGACTCGGCAGCCGTTTACGTTAATGCCTCGACCCGCTTCACAGATGGCGGAGAGTTTGGCCTAGGCTGTGAGATGGGGATCTCGACCCAGAAGTTGCATGCGCGTGGTCCCATGGGCTTGCGTGAGCTGACCAGCTATAAGTATCTGGTCACTGGAAACGGTCAAGTGAGGTAAGACATGAAAGTAGCATTTATCGGTCTTGGGAATATGGGAGCTAGTCTGGCCAAAGCGGTCGCAAAAGAAGTGGCTGCGAAAGATCTGCTCTTGATCAACCGTTCCCCTCAAAAGGTAGAAGAATTCATCAGCCAGTATGGGGGAACAGCGTCTGATCTTGATCAGGCCTTTAAAGAGGCGGAGGTCATCTTCCTAGGAGTCAAACCCTATCAAATCTGTCCTCTCCTAGAAGAGTACCAAACTGTCCTGTCTCAACGCTCCAATCTCTTGCTGGTGTCCATGGCTGCAGGCCTGGAGCTAGAAAAAATGGCTGATGTGATCCAGAATGACCAGGTGGGTCTCATCCGCATCATGCCCAATACGCCCGTAGCCATTGGTCAAGGGGTTATCAGTCTGGCTCGCTCCCAAGCAGTGACAGATCAGCAAGTAGCCCAAGTCAACCAGCTCTTAGCAGGAGCAGGGGCTCTCTACGAAATCGAGGAAACATTAATGGATCCTGCAACGGCTGTTGCAGGCTGTGGTCCAGCCTTTGTCTATCAGATGATTGAAGCCATGGCAGATGCAGGAGTAAGCTTAGGGCTTACTCGAGAGCAAGCCTTGCAAATGGTGGCCCAGACCTTCCAAGGCGCTAGTCAAATGGTCCTAGAGACAGGCGAGCATCCAGCCTGCTTGCGAGATGCAGTTTGTAGCCCTGGTGGGTCTACCATCGCAGGAGTCAATCGCTTAGAACAAGTCGGCTTACGGGGCGACATTATTGCAGGAGTGGAAGCAGCCTACAAACGCACCCAGGAAATGGGACAAGAGGCAGCGAAGAAATAGAAAAAAAGATTGGTTTTGGCCAATCTTTCAAATTGAAAATAAATTCCTCTTAGAAACTTTCCTTAGGTGAGATCGGACGTCAGCGAACTTCCTCGAAGTTCCATGACTAATTATTTAGCCTAAGGTCTCAATAATTCCAAGTACCTGAAACTATTACGTTTCATTCACTTTTCTCACGGCGGAAAAGTTTCAATAGAGGCTTGGATAATTCTTGATTTGTTAGATTTGTATAATAGAACATTTTTTCTTCGTTCTCTAAGATTGGTTTTTTAGCCAATCTTTTTTACGTTAGAGCGATTCTATTTCTACCAAACCATTTTCGGTCAGACGATAGATTTTTTGGCAGACTTCTTTGAGGAAGGTCCGGTCATGGGAGACTGTAACTAGTCCGCCTGGGTAGTCTACGAATAGGCGTCGAATTTCTGGTTGGGAAGTGGGGGAAAAATTGCGAGTAGGCTCGTCCAAGAGTAGAAACTGGGGGCTTGTGTGCACTAGTTGAAGGAGAAAGAGTTTGCCTTGCTGACCACCAGAAAGTTCAGAGATCGGATGATGCATTTCAGAATAGGTAAAATTGAGAGAGGCTAAATGCAATTGAATGGTATTGATTTCTTCTCGATCGCCTGAATGCTGTAGAAATTGAACGGGTGTCTGAGTCAAAGGGAGAAGTTCAGTGTAATCTTGAGGCATATAGGCAGTACGGATACTTTCATTCTTCTGTAGACTTTCCCATATCATTTTTAGGAAAGTGGATTTCCCCACACCGTTTGAACCGATAATTCCTATCTTGTCCTGCCCTTGAAGAGTAAGGGAGAGGTTCTTGACCAGGATCCGGTCACCAATTGCGAGCTCTTCCTGATCTAAGAGAAGGACTCGTTTTTGAGGAGACAAGGGAGTGAGGGGAGGGAAATGCAGATTGATGACTTCCTCATCATAGGGTTGGGAAGTCATGGATTGGAATTCTCGCTCATAGCGCTTTTCTTGTGAGAGGAGGGACTTCATTTTCTTTGCCAGGAGACGTCCAGCAGTGCTATCCTTAGTGTTTCGTAAGGATGTTTCAACTTGCTGACGGACGAGGCGATGCTTCTCCATTGTTTTTCGGTAGGTTCGTTGATCGTTGGCAGCTTGCTGGGACTGCTGCTTGAATTGTTGCTCCCTCTGGCTACTGTAGTCTTGATAGCCTAGGTGCTCTACAATGGTTTCAGCCTCCTTGCGGTGTTTGATCTGTCTTAGGTGGATGATCGTATCCGCCGTCTGAGTCAAAAAATCTTCATGATGGGAAATAAATAGGATGGTTTGGGGACTTGTTTGGATCATCTGCTGGAGCCAGTCCAGGGTTTCCAAATCCAGATCGTTTGAAGGTTCATCTAAAAATAGTAATTCATGAGGACGACAAAGTTCGTGAAGCAGTTGGACTTTGAGGGCTTCTCCTCCAGATAGACTTCCAATAACTTGGTCGCTCGCAAAGCGGTTGCTATCAAATTGCAATTGATCAGCCAGTCTGTATAGGGCTGCATAGTCTAACTCGTCTTCTCCAAAAAAATATTCTTCCAATGTTTTTCCCTTCAATGCTTCTGGCAAAGTCTGGGGAATATAGGCATAGGAATGAAAAGAAGTGGTGATTTCGCCTTCTATGGTCAGATAATCTGGTAGGGATTTTGGGGACATAAGGACTTGAAGTAAGGAAGATTTTCCATTTCCTTCTTCGCCAATAATGGCAACTTTTTCTCCTTCATGAATGGTTAGGGACAGATTGCGAACCAAATCACGTAAATCTTTTGTATGGCGGATGGTGAGGTGGGATAGTTTTAGCATAAGATTCCTTTCTATTGGGACAAAAAACAGCTCTACTTATTTAGTAGAGCTGTTTTCAAGTGGAACCCAAGCAGAAAAAGACCTAATATAGCCAACAAGAAGTTGGAGAATAGGCAAGAGGGTACACAAAAAGAGATAGAACAAGCAGTCCACTAAATAAAGTATCTTATTTAACGAAACTTAGTTGTTCATATCTCCTTACCTCCGAATGTGATTAGCTTTATTTTATTCCTTTCATTTCTTCTTGTCAAGGAAATCCTTGCTTTACCTTCTCTTTTCTACTCGGGCTTTGGTGCGAAATGTGGTATAATAAAGGTTATGCAAGCTAAACCGTCCTCTGCCTATGTGCATATTCCATTTTGTACCCAGATTTGTTATTATTGTGACTTTTCGAAGGTTTTTATCAAGAATCAGCCGGTCGATGCCTATCTGGAACACCTAATCCAGGAGACGCGGTCTTATGAGATTGGCAAACTCCGGACCCTTTACATCGGTGGTGGGACCCCGACAGCTCTATCTGCCCAGCAACTGGCCTATCTCTTGACAGAATTGCCCAAGGTCATGGACCTATCGGAGGTAGAGGAGTTTACCATCGAGGCCAATCCTGGAGATCTGGATCCAGATAAGATCGCAGTCCTCAAGGACTCTCAGGTCAATCGGGTCTCTCTGGGAGTCCAAACCTTTGATAATAAAATGCTGAAGAAGATTGGTCGGAGCCACCAGGAGCAGGATATCTATGACAATATCCGTCACCTCAAGCAGGCTGGCTTTAATAATATTTCGATCGACTTGATCTATGCTCTGCCCGGTCAGACCATGGACCAGGTCAAGGAAAATGTCGCTAAGGCGATCGATCTGGACATTCCCCACATGAGTCTTTATAGCTTGATTCTGGAGAACCACACGGTCTTTATGAATCGGATGAGACGAGGCAAGCTTCCTCTGCCCAAAGAAGAGCTGGAAGCAGAGATGTTCGAGTACATCATTGAGGAGTTGGAAAAAGCAGGCTTTGAGCATTATGAGATTTCCAATTTCTCCAAGCCTGGCTTTGAAAGTCGGCACAATCTGGTCTATTGGGATAATGCAGAATACTATGGCCTAGGAGCAGGAGCTTCTGGCTATGTCGATGGAATTCGCTACAAGAATCACGGGCCTATCCGGCATTATCTGGAGGCTGTTGAGGCAGGTAAGGCTCGGATCACAGAAGAGCACCTGACACTGGAAGAGAAGATGGAAGAGGAGTTGTTCCTCGGTCTACGGAAAAAGACAGGTGTGTCCAAGGCACGTTTTGAAGAAAAATTCGGTGTCTCCTTTGACCAACGCTATGGACAAGTGGTGGCCAGTCTGACGGAGCAGGGACTTCTGGTTCCAGATGACAAGCAAGTTCGGATGACTAAGAGAGGCTTGTTCCTTGGAGATACCGTAGCAGAGAAATTTATATTGGAGTAAACGATGGCTAAAATTTATCAGTATGACATGAAGGTTCCCTTTGATATGAGCGATGTGAATGGCTTCATCAAGATGCCACAGCTCATCCTCTTATCTTTGCAGGTCTCAGGCATGCAGTCCATGGAGCTGGGTGTCAGTGACAGGGACCTGCTCGAACAGCGCAATCTGGTGTGGATCATCACCGACTATGACATCACGGTTCACCGCCTACCGGTCTTTGATGAACAGATTACCATTGAGACCCAGGCCCTGGCCCACAATCGTCTCTTTTGCTACCGTTCCTTTGTCGTTAGAGACCAGAAGGGTCAAGCTATCGTCGAGATGGTGGCGACCTTTGTCTTGATGGATCGGGACAGTCGTAAGGTCCAATCCGTACCGGAAGAGATCACAGAGCCATATGACTCCCCATTTGAGAAGAAGATCCGCCGTGGTCCACGCTATCCAGAACTGAATGGGGCCATGGAGCAGGACTACCATGTGCGTTTCTATGATTTAGATATGAACGGCCATGTCAACAACAGCAAATACCTAGACTGGGTCTTTGAAGTAATGGGAGCAGAATTTCTAAGCCAGCATATCCCTAAACGGGTCCATCTCAAGTATGTCAAGGAGGTCTTGCCTGGGGGCATGATCACCTCTAGCGTCGAGCGAGAAGGAATGGTCAGCAATCATCTCATCTCATCGGAAGGCCAAATCCACGCACAAGCCCTCATCACTTGGGAAGAAATAGAAAAGGAAACATTATGGAAAAACGAAGATTAAAACAAAAAAAAGAAGACTTGATTGAGGTTCAACGGCGGGTTGTTGCCTATGCTCGTCGTAAGAAAAATCCCCTCTATGTATTGGGGGATGGTTTCTTAACCTTAGTTGCAGCCTTTTATATCTTTATTGAGGAAGCGATTCGTTTTGTACGCTATCGTTTAAGTTTTGTAGCCTTTCTTCGTTTTCTCAAGGAAGATGTCCGCTGGTATCGTGTCTGGATTCATTTGATTTTGGCCTTTATCCTGCCTGTTGTCGTCTTTTCTTTGAGTATAACCAGTCAATCAGGAAGCTTCTGGAGTAACTTCTTTGACAAGCTCTCCCAAGGTGTCCTCTTCAGTACGACTATCAGCCTCGCAGCGACCTTAATGACAGATTTCATTGAGACCATGAAGCCTATCCAGGCCGGGAAAGAAAGCAATGAGAAAAAAGAGAGCGGCGTCTATACTATTACCATTGATCAGGCTAAGATTGGTGGTTTAATGGTGACCATCGTCATCTTGATGATTTCCTCCTTCCTCTTTACTCAGGCTGGAAAAGCAAGTATCAATTTCTTCGGTCTGGTCCTTCAATTTGCCTTATATGGGGCTTGCTTACTTCTGTATGGAGCAGGAGGCCAGTTTCAAGGTCAGGAGAAAGTAGCAGAGGAAGCAAGTGAAAAAGGAGACCAAGAATCCCATGACTTATAAGGGTTATTTAATTGACTTAGACGGAACCATCTACAAGGGCAAGGAGCGGATCCCAGCTGGGGAAGCCTTTGTCCACCAATTGCAAGAGCGTCAGATCCCCTATCTCTTTGTGACCAACAATACTACCCGGACGCCGGAAATGGTCCAAGAGATGCTAGCAGGCCAGTTCAATATCGAAACGCCACTGGATAGCATCTATACAGCGACACTAGCAACCATTGATTATATGGTGGACATGAATCTTGGGAAAACTGCCTATGTCATTGGAGATGTGGGTTTGAAACAGGCCATTGCTGAGGCAGGCTTTGTCGAAGATACGGTAAATCCAGCCTATGTCGTGGTGGGTCTCGACTGGGAAGTAGACTATGAGAAATTCTCCATTGCGACCTTGGCTATTCAAAAGGGAGCCCATTTCATCGGGACAAATCCAGACCTCAATATCCCGACAGAGCGGGGAATGATGCCAGGGGCTGGTGCTCTAAATGCCCTGATTGAAGCGGCGACGCGCGTGAAGCCAACCTTTATCGGGAAGCCCAATGCCATCATCATGGATAAGGCAATCGCTCACCTGGGACTAGAGCGCGAAGAAGTGGTCATGGTGGGTGACAATTACCTGACCGACATCCGAGCAGGGATTGACAATGGCATCCCTACTTTGCTGGTGACCACTGGCTTTACCAAGCCAGAAGAAGTGCCAGACCTACCCTTGCCACCAACGCACGTCCTATCGAGCTTAGCGGAGTGGGATTTCGATGCGTGATCGGTTGAAAGTAACGGGCTTTGTCCTCTGGCTCTTAGCAACGGTGATTTTGGGGACCATTCTACTAGCCTGGTTGATCTATCCCATGGAGATTAGCTGGTTACGAATTCAGAATCGGACCGGTTTGGCTCCTGCAGTCATCCAGAAGAATTTTCAGATCCTTATGCAGTATTTGACCAGTCCTTTTACCTGGAAGCTGGACATGCCGGATTTTCCATCTTCTCCGGATGGTCTCCATCATTTCCAAGCAGTCAAATACCTCTTTCACCTGACCCAAGCCCTGTTCCTTGTCTTGTTGCCAGTAGCTATACGATTTATTCGAACAGTGATGCGTAAGGGCTACGCAGGCCTCTATCGCCCTTTATTTGGTGGGATGGTTCTCTTGCCTATCGTTATAGGAGGAGTGACCCTCTTTATTGGTTTTGATCAATTCTTTACCCTCTTTCACCAAGTCCTCTTTGTCGGAGATGCTACCTGGCTCTTTGATCCTTATCGGGATCCGATTATTCTAGCTTTACCGGAGGACTATTTCCTACATGCCTTTCTGATTTTCTTTGTATTGTATGAAGGGGCTTTTGGATGGTGCTACGGGTGGAGTCGGAAAAGAAAAACAGTAGATTAGTGGAGTGAATGGATGAAACAGTTCAATCGATTTATAGATCCCAAAAAGGATTTGGGAAGCTTTTCAGGGATGGTTTGCCTCTATCTCTTGGTCATGGTCTTTGTCAGCATCATTTCGACCTTTGCCATTACCCTCTTTATGTTTGGACGGTATGGATTGGAGATGGCAGAGAAGCAGGAGGAAGTCGCTTCAATCATCAATGGAAATGGGATTAGCTACCTGATATCTGTCAGTATAGGTGTCCTCCTATTTGCCCTCTATCGGCAAGGATCACTCTTTAAAGGAGATGTGAGACAAAAGGGACGTAAGATGACCTGGCAGACTTTCTTGGTATTCATTGCCTTCTTGGGGTTTGCCCAATTGGCTTCTAGTGCCTTATCACAGCTCTTAGACCACATGATGGAAACCCTGGGCTTTTTCAAGCCCCAAGAGGACATGTCTGAGCAACTCAGCCAATCTTGGAGCCTCTTGCTCTATGCGACCCTGATCGGTCCCATCACTGAGGAATTGGTATTCCGGGCGGCTGGCTTGAGAGCCTTAGAAAAGTATGGAAAAGTCTTTGCGATTGTCATGACAGCCTTGGCTTTTGGAATGTTCCATGCCAATTTTGATCAGTTGTTCTTTGCGACGATTATCGGCTTTGGTTTTGGCTACTTGACCTTCGAGTATTCGATCTGGTGGGCTATTTTCTACCATATCTTTAACAACCTGGTCCTCTCTCAAGGGCTTCATTACCTCGGCACGCATGTGAGTATGAATGTAGCCGAGTGGGTTCAAATTCTCGTCTTTTTAGGTGGAACTATCGCCTTTACCATCGTCTTGATTTTAAAAAGAAAAGCTATTTTTTACTACATTCAAGAAAACCGACCAGCACCAGGCGTCTTCCAAAGAAGCATGTATTCCTTCTGGTTCTGGGTCTTGGTCCTTGGGACAACTCTTATGTCCTTACTTCCTTACCTAAGAGGCTATTAATATCAAGAGGCTGGGACAAAAGTCCTAGCCTCTCAATTTTTTTTGGATTGTCGAGCAATACGCAGTGGTTGAGTGGGCTCTACTACGCTGGTTTTATCAGCTTTTACAGCCCTACTCAACTGTGCTGAGGTGGGACGACGAAATCGAATTCTAACGAATTACCGATTTCTGTCCCACTCTCTTTTTTGCTATAATAGAGGTAGTAATAATAATACAGAATCTCTGTTACTATAATACAAGGGCAGCTTACTTGAGGATAAATTGATGGAATGGAATGCGAACTTACTAGATTTTTTACAAAAGTTGACGTACAATTAAAGCGACTATATCAGTGATAGAAATGATTTTATTTTTGAACAATGGCACAATGTGAGATGAAAGATAAGGGTGAAGGATATAATGAATTTTGAAGATAAATTTATGGAAATCCAGGTTGATATGGTTTCGTTAGCAATGGAATATGTCCAAAATCAAGCAGATAAAATATTTATTTATTGCGTTGCTGATGGTTTTTATAGATTTGATGTATTTTTTAAAACTAATAATCATTATCTAGATAGAGATGAGATTTCGGATCACCTACCTAATAGAATAGATAGTTCGGATGAAATTCAGTTTAGTCTATTAAGAATTGGTGCACAAAATATAGAAAGAATGGTCAAGCTGTGCCAAGAATACAATCGCGAACATCCAACTGAAATGTGGTTGATTTATGATGCTCAGAAAAACAGTCTTGATAGTCGCTATAGCTATGAAGGGCGTTATGACAAGGATGAGGAATTGATTCCACGTCTAGAATTTGAAAAATGGTTTGAGGAAGTAAAAAACAAGCAACTGTAGGAGAAGAAGATATGACCCAACAAGATCAAGTAATGATCTATCCCTTGCCAACTGATTAATGAAGTTATAAATATTGATGCTATCTTTGATATAATACCGCCATTAAAAATGATGATATAGAGCAGTGAACGAAAAAAAATCGTAATGATATTTTTGAGCTTTCCATTACGTTTTATGCTACAATGAAAGCAAAAATAGTTCGTTTAGGTTAGAAAGGAGAAGTATAAATGCGTGGCTATAAAATTAAACTATTATTATTTTGTCTCTCTCTTCTAATCCTGACCTCAATAGCTTATTTTAGCAATAAATTAACATGTCCCCTTTTTTTAAAGCTTATATTTTACTCAATAATCATTGCCTATTGTTTCAATATAGCTTTGAGTTTTTATAGTAAGAGGTAGAGCTAGTTATCCACCTCTACTTTATTTTGACAATATTAAAGTGAACGTAATATAATAAGGTTTTATAAGAAAAATGAAGAATACAAGTTCAATTTGGATCGGTCATTTTTTAGATGTTATTTTTGTTAAAAATCAACCAATTTAATAGATTATAGAGAGGTTGGCTAAGTGCTAGACCTCCCTTTTTGCTATAATAGAGAGTATGAACAACTTGATTAAATCCAAGCTCGAGCTTCTACCGACGAGTCCGGGCTGTTACATTCACAAAGATAAGAACGGTACCATCATCTATGTGGGGAAGGCCAAGAATCTTCGCAATCGGGTGCGGTCCTATTTCAGAGGGAGCCACGATACCAAGACCGAAGCCCTGGTATCTGAGATTGTAGATTTTGAGTTTATTGTCACTGAGTCCAATATTGAGGCCT
Protein-coding sequences here:
- the hemW gene encoding radical SAM family heme chaperone HemW; this translates as MQAKPSSAYVHIPFCTQICYYCDFSKVFIKNQPVDAYLEHLIQETRSYEIGKLRTLYIGGGTPTALSAQQLAYLLTELPKVMDLSEVEEFTIEANPGDLDPDKIAVLKDSQVNRVSLGVQTFDNKMLKKIGRSHQEQDIYDNIRHLKQAGFNNISIDLIYALPGQTMDQVKENVAKAIDLDIPHMSLYSLILENHTVFMNRMRRGKLPLPKEELEAEMFEYIIEELEKAGFEHYEISNFSKPGFESRHNLVYWDNAEYYGLGAGASGYVDGIRYKNHGPIRHYLEAVEAGKARITEEHLTLEEKMEEELFLGLRKKTGVSKARFEEKFGVSFDQRYGQVVASLTEQGLLVPDDKQVRMTKRGLFLGDTVAEKFILE
- a CDS encoding CPBP family intramembrane glutamic endopeptidase; its protein translation is MKQFNRFIDPKKDLGSFSGMVCLYLLVMVFVSIISTFAITLFMFGRYGLEMAEKQEEVASIINGNGISYLISVSIGVLLFALYRQGSLFKGDVRQKGRKMTWQTFLVFIAFLGFAQLASSALSQLLDHMMETLGFFKPQEDMSEQLSQSWSLLLYATLIGPITEELVFRAAGLRALEKYGKVFAIVMTALAFGMFHANFDQLFFATIIGFGFGYLTFEYSIWWAIFYHIFNNLVLSQGLHYLGTHVSMNVAEWVQILVFLGGTIAFTIVLILKRKAIFYYIQENRPAPGVFQRSMYSFWFWVLVLGTTLMSLLPYLRGY
- a CDS encoding TIGR01457 family HAD-type hydrolase, translating into MTYKGYLIDLDGTIYKGKERIPAGEAFVHQLQERQIPYLFVTNNTTRTPEMVQEMLAGQFNIETPLDSIYTATLATIDYMVDMNLGKTAYVIGDVGLKQAIAEAGFVEDTVNPAYVVVGLDWEVDYEKFSIATLAIQKGAHFIGTNPDLNIPTERGMMPGAGALNALIEAATRVKPTFIGKPNAIIMDKAIAHLGLEREEVVMVGDNYLTDIRAGIDNGIPTLLVTTGFTKPEEVPDLPLPPTHVLSSLAEWDFDA
- a CDS encoding ATP-binding cassette domain-containing protein; its protein translation is MLKLSHLTIRHTKDLRDLVRNLSLTIHEGEKVAIIGEEGNGKSSLLQVLMSPKSLPDYLTIEGEITTSFHSYAYIPQTLPEALKGKTLEEYFFGEDELDYAALYRLADQLQFDSNRFASDQVIGSLSGGEALKVQLLHELCRPHELLFLDEPSNDLDLETLDWLQQMIQTSPQTILFISHHEDFLTQTADTIIHLRQIKHRKEAETIVEHLGYQDYSSQREQQFKQQSQQAANDQRTYRKTMEKHRLVRQQVETSLRNTKDSTAGRLLAKKMKSLLSQEKRYEREFQSMTSQPYDEEVINLHFPPLTPLSPQKRVLLLDQEELAIGDRILVKNLSLTLQGQDKIGIIGSNGVGKSTFLKMIWESLQKNESIRTAYMPQDYTELLPLTQTPVQFLQHSGDREEINTIQLHLASLNFTYSEMHHPISELSGGQQGKLFLLQLVHTSPQFLLLDEPTRNFSPTSQPEIRRLFVDYPGGLVTVSHDRTFLKEVCQKIYRLTENGLVEIESL
- a CDS encoding TIGR01906 family membrane protein → MRDRLKVTGFVLWLLATVILGTILLAWLIYPMEISWLRIQNRTGLAPAVIQKNFQILMQYLTSPFTWKLDMPDFPSSPDGLHHFQAVKYLFHLTQALFLVLLPVAIRFIRTVMRKGYAGLYRPLFGGMVLLPIVIGGVTLFIGFDQFFTLFHQVLFVGDATWLFDPYRDPIILALPEDYFLHAFLIFFVLYEGAFGWCYGWSRKRKTVD
- a CDS encoding acyl-ACP thioesterase domain-containing protein, with the protein product MAKIYQYDMKVPFDMSDVNGFIKMPQLILLSLQVSGMQSMELGVSDRDLLEQRNLVWIITDYDITVHRLPVFDEQITIETQALAHNRLFCYRSFVVRDQKGQAIVEMVATFVLMDRDSRKVQSVPEEITEPYDSPFEKKIRRGPRYPELNGAMEQDYHVRFYDLDMNGHVNNSKYLDWVFEVMGAEFLSQHIPKRVHLKYVKEVLPGGMITSSVEREGMVSNHLISSEGQIHAQALITWEEIEKETLWKNED
- the proC gene encoding pyrroline-5-carboxylate reductase encodes the protein MKVAFIGLGNMGASLAKAVAKEVAAKDLLLINRSPQKVEEFISQYGGTASDLDQAFKEAEVIFLGVKPYQICPLLEEYQTVLSQRSNLLLVSMAAGLELEKMADVIQNDQVGLIRIMPNTPVAIGQGVISLARSQAVTDQQVAQVNQLLAGAGALYEIEETLMDPATAVAGCGPAFVYQMIEAMADAGVSLGLTREQALQMVAQTFQGASQMVLETGEHPACLRDAVCSPGGSTIAGVNRLEQVGLRGDIIAGVEAAYKRTQEMGQEAAKK
- a CDS encoding glutamate-5-semialdehyde dehydrogenase, translated to METIDQIRLAKQAKKSINTATSDEKNKALRAMADALVDATADILAANQLDMEAAQGRISEVMLDRLLLTEERIQAMADGILQVAALPDPVGELLEERTLENGLVIQKKRVAMGVIGIIYESRPNVTSDAAALALKSGSAVVLRSGKDAYQTAHAIVSALKTGLQATTIDPAVLQLVEDTSRESSLVMMKAKGDLDLLIPRGGAGLIQAVVEQAIVPVIETGTGIVHVYVDQVADLDKALNIIQNAKTSRPSVCNAMEVLLVHEAIAGDFLPLVKKVLVEEAPAPVEMRLDAQAQQIIAGTLASVTDFDTEFLDYVMAVKVVPSVEEAIAHIEAHSTHHSDAIVSEDPRAVEVFSNQVDSAAVYVNASTRFTDGGEFGLGCEMGISTQKLHARGPMGLRELTSYKYLVTGNGQVR